CACTGCAAGTTTTCTAGCTTGCTTTCCAGGAGATAATTCTTCAGGTTCCTGCTCAGATTTCAAGGCTTCAGAAAGTGTTCTATATTTAGGTTTTTCCTCAAACTCAAACAGTTTATCAATGTACTTATCACTCTTTTTGTTAGGGTATGGCTCAGTcggaatatcatcatcatcatctccttCACTGCCGGTCCATAATGTCTTCTCATCATCACTATCAGACCACAGACTTCTCAGTTCGTCACTATCATCTGCATCAATAGGACCATCTTGCTCTTTTGCTCGCTGTTTGGCTTTCCTAATCTCTTTTTTGAGACGGCTATGACTATCACCTTGATCAGAGTCACTTTCATCTTCACTTGCTGTCCAAAGACGGCTCTCTTCGTCATCCATTTGTTTTGCCCACGCTTTCTTAAACTCATCTGGTTTAGGTATACCACCACCAAATAGATCATAGTTGGAACGTCTGTTACGTGCATATGATCTCAACGCTGCATCAAAAAAGCACCTCTTGAATTTTGTTTGCAGGTTACTATACTCGCAAGAGGAAAAAAGCCAAAATGCTGTGTGCAGAAAGTACTCCATATTCTTAAAACTAGATGCTTTGACTTCTGGCCTATatcaagaagttatatccaaATCAAGTCCAGGGACTAAATTTTAAAAATACTGTGGCCATTTCGAGGAGAGGTTGATTTTAAATATTGGATGTGATTTCAGGGAAAACAGAGGTCAAATTGTGGTGGCACAAGCATTAGTATATACTATCGATGTATAACAAACCTAGAAAACAGAACTTTAAGAAAAATCTTCCAAATTTATATGGTTTATCTTCATTCAAAGAACAGAAGAAACAACTCCAAGAAACAATCAAACTGTGAACTGAAAAGTTCTGCTAAAAGGAGAAGTGCTCAAAGTACTGGGCAGACACGTATAAGTAAATTTTAAGGCGAGCTGCAATTTTATCAAGAGGTGAAGTATGGATTACCTAAAAAATGACAATAAAGGAAACACAACCCTAAGATTCTTAGAGTAACTATATAAATGTTAAAATTTAAGGGTCCTTTTCAACTGAAAATGTGATTATGATCAGCAAATATCAATTGATAGAGTATCTGCAAAACCCCCGTCACAAGAAAGGCATGTGAATTAGCTTCAACAAAATTATCTTGAAAGCAGAGGTGGGAATAGTCATGAAGAAGTTTATCACAAGTGACAATCACATAAACATACATGTAGAATAATCGTGGAAAGAGAAAGCAGTTAAGAAGAAGTCCGACATGCAAACACAAATTCTTGTCCAGGGTCATGGTTCAACTTCAACAACAGAGGCACAAGTAGTAGCCACCTCAAGAGGCAAAATATCGAAGTAGAAGCATAGACGTGCTGCAAAATTATACACTAAGAGACTCGATGCTAGGTTGAAATTGATTCACTTGATTGAGATTATACACACTGCATAAGGTAGAAACTTTAGAAGTCAATAAGTCAGTCCATCCAAAACTCAAAAAGTCCTTAGGCTTAAAACTGTTATTCCTACAACTGAGCAACCCATGTTCTGAATCTGATGCACAACTAAAATTCTGATAATTTATTCTGTCCTTGGACTGTCTTAGAGCAGTCAAGGACTTGTAATATTTCAATGGGAACTTTCTCACAAACAGATTGGCTAGCCTTATCTCCATCACTTATAATACATCACAAGGCAGGAAAGGAGGGCAGAGAACTAACCTTGAAATTGGAGTATAGGATAACAATTGCCATGGGGTACAGTGTGTGGGTGAGAATGGGGTGGGATTGGTGGTTGCAATTTGGCTCCATTCAGTGACCTGCAAATCCAGGCAAGTTCACCAAGACAAGAAAACCTTCGAGCCATTTTCCGGTCTGTGCCAGAGAAAAAACCATACAACTCGAACTCCGCACCAGCTTCTTTAAAGGAGAAACCACTACAGTTGGAAATCAAAATATGTACTAGTGTGAGGCAAAACAAAGAGGAAATTCAGTAGAAATTTTGCCATTACATAATAACTGTCCTCAAACTTCTATGCTAATAATACCATTATTCCAATACTGGACTTAGGACTTAAAATCAGAACATAAAAACCTTTGGTTTCTAGATAAAATTTTAACAAATACATGAGCACAATCTTAGTCACTGAGAACACATCCTCTGTACTGATTGTCTGCTCTTACGCTCCTTGAAGATATCATTTCAACTGCAAATAGCAAGTTTTTAACAAATAAGCgaactgaatgaaataaaataaaataaaaagagaaactggtaatttcttttttctttttaattttctaCAACCGAATGAATTTTTGCTCAAGTTAAACAATCAGTTAATTGATGGGGAAAAAAAAATACTATCAGTTAATTCATTCACTTCAATAAACTAATATCCGCAACGAAGCACTTAAGTTTCAATTTGGATTTCATCATATAATCAGTAAAAGCAACAGACCCGTCTAAAATGAGCAGACAAACTACGAAACCCTGGACGAACCTCCCAATTAATTATTCCGGAAAAGAAACAATCaactaaacaaataaaaaatacttagTAAAATTTTTACAGCAACTGTTGAGATGGCCGAGTTGGTCTAAGGCGCCAGATTAAGGTTCTGGTCCGAAAGGGCGTGGGTTCAAATCCCACTCTCAACAAATtatatttttgatttattttgtGCTTCACACAGCATAATAGGGAGCTCAACTTTTATACTTTTGGATCCCACAAATCCTAAATCTAGCCACAAAATAAAAAGTTCATTTTAAAGTGTTAAGATACATCACTTGATAgatttgttcatgaaaaatgtgTAGCTTGTATTCATTTATTTGATGGATTGTGAATATATTTTTATGTGATACCTTATTTTCTTTACTCAAGTATCATTTCTCTTGGCacttcatgatatgatattccgaTGAAGTATAAAGTTTACATTAATAGTAAaggaaaaatattaaattaataattagaaAAAGTTTGATAGAAAGATATTGGCATTCAAGTGCAAAATTTGAACGAATATGAATtcttagaaattaaaaattatatataattaaaatGATGTCAGAATATTTTAGAACAATTCACAATGAAATAGGAATTTTTTACAAGATAAATGGCACTTTTGCCTGCGGGGAAATTCAACAAAATTCCTTCGCTACAACGTTGTCACGCCCCTAAATCACGCACTGTCAACATTCACACGGCTTCACGAAAAGCTAAATGTGAAGATTTTAATTCCTGAATCAATTTCGCAGCTAAGGTTCTGACTTGCGTAAATGACAATATAGAATACTTATCTCAAGGCTCTGCTTGAATATGCCGGGTTTCTGTTTGAGAAAATACTGGCCAGGTACTTTCGACTATTATTCAGTGCCTAAAGAATGTTATACAAGTAATCTCAGCGCATACATTAACAAAGAGCTTAGAAAATGCAAGACATGAGAGATTTGAGTTCTGGAATTTAGCAGCTTAGGCAAATTCCAAGAATATAAGAACTCTGTATAAAAGGCTTCACCCATCAAAATAGTCAGATCTAAGTACATGTGAAAACGAGTAGCTCCCCTTTCCAGTGATTGTAGTTGCATACAGATTAACAGTTACCATCTAACTAATTCTTTAATGATAAGTTTACACCAGGCAAAAGTAATGTCGTGCAATTAGCTCAATAATTTGATAGGATTTGGCATAGGACTTCTGTAAAGCAGCAAAACACCACTTTCTGATTCCATGTTGAACTTCATATTTCTGACTGGACGCATGCACCATTCATGTTAATCGAGCTGTCACATATGTGGAGGGTGTTGGCCTACTGGATCAGAGTCCTTCAGCAGCAGCTCTCCGAAAATATGATACATCGACATTGGCAAACAGCTAATTACATTTGGATATCGCCTCATGTTCATGCTACTTGTGCTTCAGTGATCTGGATCATCTAGAATCTCCACCACTGGAGCAAACTGCACAAGTCGAAAGACCTTAATGAGATGGAAGAAACCCAAAACAAAGGGAAAAAAGAGAACCAGCATCTGATTTTTCCAGACCTCATCATCTTCTTCAAGGTACATTTCATCAATGGCACTGTTCTGCTGGAAGTCCCATCCAAGAGTCTGCTCAAGCAGCTCCCTCAATTTTCTAGTCTATCATTCAAACAAGGAAAAAAAACCACCATTTTTAATGTGTTCAAGATAGGCAGTTGAAAAGAAAAGCTCGTTTACTTGCGTTTCAAGCAGTTGTTCAGTTTTGGAATTGCATGTCTAAGGTGGATTATACTTGCCATGAATAGTAACTCAAGTAGATTATCAAGACTGCAGTGTCAAACAGTGACTTGAATGCTTAAGCATCGAAGGATTtacgaaatttctatagaatacTAAAATAAATACACATGGACTGAGCACGTATTTTCATTCTATATAGGAATAAACACAACAATTTAAAGGGAAAATGACAAAAAGAAATGTTGATTATCCTTCTTAGTGATGAAATTGAGCTACGAAGTTGACATCCCGTTTGTCTATTCGACAGAAAAATTGTAAGGTTCACAATTTTCAGTTTAGATCCACTTAAGAAAATAAACTAAATTCACTAGTTGATTTCACTGGAGACATGGTCAAAACAGGACAGATATAGACTATCATGTGAATTGGAGAGTAATCTTTTGCGTAAACCCACACTTTTGCAGAAAGACTATAGTCTATAGCAGGAAACTACAGTGCAACAGTCCATTATAAAGAATGCTTCTGACTCTGTTCACTGACGTTGGATCACGAAAATAAATCCTAAATTTATTTCAAAGAATCAAAAGGGATCAAACAGTCCGGAGCCATACCCAAGTCAGGAGGTCTCCATCAACCATGGGGGCATCAAGCACCAATGAGAAGAAATCCTGAAACCAATGGATTAAAGATGGCTCAATAATCAAGATATATACTATCACAGGTAAAACCATCAACAGCCATATTTATTGGTAGTGTGAGTGCTTGACAAGTCATAATGAAACGCTTACGAGCTGCTTACAAGCTACCAAGGGTATGGCAGTGGTCAATAAAGTTAAATGAAAACCCTGAGAAACTAGGGTTCAAATCCCAGCAGAGGCCAAAAAATGATAGGTGATTTCTTCTCATGTGCCCAAAACTTGGTGGGCAGCCTGTGATGGTTAGAGGTAGCACGTACCTCTTGGAATAGTCGAGATACGCAAGCAGGCACGAACATTCCCAGTTATAAACAACGTTCATAAGATGTGTCAAAGAGTTTTTACATCTAGGGAGGATGTCACTTTCAAAACAAACCAGGGATTTATGTTAAGATTGTTTACCTACATTCCAGTACCATACACTGGTATGTGAACTGGATTTTACCTTACAAAGGTGGCGCAGGAAGTTATCAGCAGACAACAAAGACTCGTCTAACAATGTCCTTGCACCCTTCTCGGCCCTGCCAGTATCCTTACTATCCTTTTGAAATCCAAATTTCAACTGATAATATATTGCTTTGGTGAACTGATGATAAATACAGATTGCAAGAGTCAGTACGTATGAATCCAAAAGGATGAAAAACTCAAAATAAATTCAAGGAATCTTTTTCATTGTTAAATGTATGCAATATGGAGCTGCATGGAAAAGTAATAGTTTATACCACCAAAGGCATAACGGATTCAGAGAGATAATTATACACTATGACTATTCTTCACCCTATGTACTAGATAAAGAAGGGTACCATAATTTACCCATTAAATACATCATGACATTGTTATTGATGCTAAATACAAGGTCTAACACGATGGAATCACAGGTCCACTATGATCTTTTACCCAACTTCACATCAAGAAACACTGtaccataccattttcacatttATTCTCGTTGTTCATTAACCAGGGTAAAAAGATCATATAAGCCCGGCATTTCTTAGAGTGCCTCTACAATAGGATCACTCTTATGATAAAGCAAATccttaaaaagagaaataaagtaAATCCTTATAGACATACTGGGTTTCTCGTTTTCACCATCCATATTAACTGATAGGATTCTCATTTTCATCTTATGTTGGATGGAGTTGTGGAAATGCAAGGATAAAATCATTGAATTATTCCATAGGCCCAGGCTTCCAGCCACAGAGCTGGAAAGTACATACATTTCTATAAGACAGCATGCACAGAAAGGAtatactttttgaaacttaaaagTTACCTTGGTGAATAGCTGAGTCCTTGTGTGGAGAGGCTGCCAAGAAATTAATGGTTAGACTAGACATAAACTTGAATATAGAAGTAGATCTGGGATTATGATGTAGGTTGTTTAAGAAATCCACATAAACTGGGCATCGAAGTTATAGTCAAAAGCAACTTAGACTTTTATGATTTATCTGAAACCATAATAATTATCATCATTGATCACAAGAAATGAGAGAGAGAGGGTGGATTGTATTATTTAGGTCCCAACTGTATCGGGTAATGTCAGTAGAGAGGCAGATTTTCCTAGCCACATATAAGCAGAGAGATTAATGCATACATACAGCTTCTGTACAGCCAAGTAATAGGCTGACTAAAAGCTTCCACTGCAGAAAAGCTTCAAGTGACTGCCCCATCTGTAAAATGTTCACATATTAAACTTCAAGAACTGTCTTCTCAATTAAGTTGGTTCATCACATTAAGAACTTAAGAGCAAAGAAAAGCTGAAACTGCTGGCAGATACCAGAAATGCTACAAAGGCGAATTGTAACTCTCCGAGAAGTGAATCTTCTGAACCACCATATTGCTTCGTCAGGATGGTCTCCAATATTTGTGTCTGCATAGAAGGTAAAAACTAACGTTATTCTTAAaagcaaaagagaaaaaaaaaatctcaaaagcaaaagaggaaaaaaaaaaaaaaaacttagtcaTTTTACTGAAACAATGCAGGTTTTAGCCAGATACCTTGTCAAGATTCATGTTAGTAAGATCTTGTCCTGAAGCTCCCTTTTGCTTGATAACACGAGGAATTGAGGTGTAATAACAACCTTTACTGGGCGACTTCTTCTCAGGCTTCGAGAACTTGCTGCACTTCAACTGCTCAGCCAAGACTCTCTCCATGGCCGTCTTAGGAACACTCTCAACCATTTCAGATTCAGAAATAACTGTGATTTCTCCTCCAATAGGTTCTGCCAAATGATGAAACCGGTAAGCATATATCAAAAGGAAAACAAGATAGAGCAATGATCACACACAAAAAAACAGTCAGAGAGAGAGGTGAGAAATATTGCTTTCAGCCAAGATAGAAATTGCTAGAGTAACTCATGTTTTGATTTACTCAGGCAGAGAGACACATTATCTATGACATGAAACACTAGCCGACAAATTCCATTAGGCTGCCAAGCCGCACTAAGGCTGTTTATTTTAATATGAATCCAAGTATCATTATCTCACGTTAGGAAGGATTGGGAAATCATACCCCACAATTAATGGATTAATAATGGCATCACGTTACTGATGGTATCACTAGACGCACATGTAACGGGATTAAGTGTCATCATAAATCAGGCACCGTCTTGTTGCAGAAGAACACAGGGGCTGAGAGACATTGCTCTCACACATTCTCAAACTTGCAACCTCTCTATGTAGCATTCTAGCTTACTCTGCAAGAGTCTTATTTATCCAGTGcaaatttttattttcatttttttcttgttgATAAATGATAGCATTATTTATCCAGTACCTGTAGGGCTTACTCATGCTATGAGTAGCACAGTCAACTAAGTACCAACTCTCCTTTAACTCATATTTCCATACATCAACTCTGCTCTATATTCCTGATCTGGAACAACCCCTCATTCTAAGAATTGATGCTTAGAACAACCCTCAAAGTTCTCTTTCTGTTTTTTCCTACAATCAAATTTCTTTTTCATTCTTTAACTTGAAAAAATCACAGATTAGAAACATAGTTCTGCAGCTTCCTATGATCAATCACGATGTCATTAGAGATGTGAATAGGAGAATGAAGATTACAAGTTCAAGAACTTGTTAAAACCGCCATACAATTATtcaaaaaagggaaaaataagCAAAATACTCTGAACACATTTAGATCAACCAAATTTCTAGAACTCAAAGAAGCTGTAAAGCTGATCAGAGTACAAACAGAAGTTTTGAAGCTCAATTTCAGCTTATTCGGTCTATATTACACGCTAATATGCTGATAACTCTTTTATAATCAACTCAACCAAGGATTCACATCTTTGGCTCAGATGCTGCCCCCTCAGTTCTCATTGTCAAAACACTAAGAGAAAATGTGAAAGCAATCTACTCACCAATATTTTCAATGGTAGTCCTCGTAATAAAGTTAGATAAGCGCTTCCAATCTCCGTACTGATCCAATGCATAAGGGCCAAGTTGTCTATCAAACTCCAATTTTTTCACCGCTTGAGCATATCTCTCTTCCTTCAAACAAACCAGAAAtaaccattttttttaattaaaaaaaaaaaaaagtcttctgAAGCAATAAAAATGCACACCATAGATATGTATAAAAATAATGTTGCACTAGATAAAAACCAGTTCCAACATAGGATCACAGTCACAGAGAATTCACAAGTAACCAATAAACAGAAAATTATAGTTCAGCAGTATAGTAGACAAGATGAAGCACAGCAGGTTAAGAGATCATACGTAGAAAAGTCCAAAATGAGTTATCATCTGACTTATCGAAGGACATATAACTAATGGAAGAGCTCACTTTGCACTATAACACCAACAGTTTGCAGTTATCCAGTCAAACAAGTCAGTAACTAGTCCCTTATTGATGAATTGTTCTCTTATCGTCAATAAAACATGTCAGAAAAGAATGGGTCTATGGAAGATATAAATTACGAGTAATAAACTATATATGCGTCTAAGTTCATCTAATTGAGTAGGATGAACTAATGGACAACATGCTTGCTAAGACTAACAGAGGTAAGAAAAAACCAGCTAACAGATTCCATCCTTTCAAGTCGTCTCCAAGTTTTTGCACGAGGTAGGAATGGAAAAGTATTATTTCTTAATTCTGAAGGTCAATTCTTTAATGTAGATAGTAATGGTCTCTTCATCAATTTATTTGCTTTCATaatcatggaaacaattacattATACCTTTATCTATCAAAGAAAGTAACCATGGAAACAATTACAATAACATGCAAAATAGACAAGAAAAGATGAAAGTATTATACTGGCCTAGCTTATTAGCTAACATGTTATGGGCTAGCTTTTAACATGCTGGATCAGAGCAGATTTCTCTGCAACATAACACATCACCAACAaggggaaaaagaagaaaagagagaaaacgAGTAACAAAAATTCTTCAAAGAACTCACCTCTTCTTCGGATAATTTGACAAATCGCTCCTCCTTTGGATCCCATTTCCTAACAATTACCTGCACAATTATCATTGGAAGACAGAGATCAAGTTTCCAAACTACTTCGAcataaaacaaaagaagaaacaTTTAGTAAATCAATGGCAAATGAACAACTGTTCAAACATGGAAAGAAAGCAATCAGCAAAAGAAGCAACAGATTAGCATATAAGGAATCTATGATGATATAAGTGTATCTATGTCTATGGTCTGGCAACATAAAACTGTACAAACTCTATCAAGCTATCAACATTAGAAGAGCTCACAACAATTATGGGATTTTCTGCTAACCTCTGAAGGGCTCACGTCAACAAAATAACCAACTATTGGTGAGAACTCATTCCCTTCTCtgcacccagaagaagaaaaagcAATATTAGTTGTTGAATAATCATATTGTTTCCTAAGGAGACAAAGGAACCAAAAAAGCAACAAACAAAGGCAGCAAAGAACAATATGGCACAAAACTTAAAAATGAATGCTAAGCTGTTAGGAGAAAGGTCAGAGCTGCTCGTTCACTTGAAACACGGTGAATGAATTTGAGCTTTCTAGATCTAAATTCTATAGTTATGACATCGAAACGAGTAGTCTGTGCCAGTAAAAAGGTTTTAGCGACAAAAATGGATTCTTATGGAACAAGCAGGAACCTAAATTGTTTGGAGAGAAGTCAGAGCTGCATTCAAACCGGAATCTCGAATCTGACGTTTCTAAGATAGAATCTACAGTAATGAAATTGAAAATGAGTTGCATAAATGGACAGGTTAGTCATATTTCCAGCTCTTAACTTGAAATTCTACCTTTCAGGTGAATTAGGGATTTAAAATCAAAATTTCAAACAGAAGTTGAAGTCCAAATTGCATAGAGAAACGGGCCCTAAGTAGTTCAGAACCACTGTTTCCTTCACAACTCTAGAAGCTGAAGTTTCTAAAGAAGACAAGAAATAATGGAAttcaagctaaaaaaaaaaaaggcagaccTGTTGGAAGAACTGTAATAGATGAAATGGACGCCAGGTGGGATCATCTTCACACCTTTGAAATTAGGCCCAGTTGAAAACATCTGTAAATAAGCAAAACTCTTTCAAAAGTTGGACGAAATAATCCAACAGCAGAATATATATAATAGTACAGACCTGGGTATCAATACCGATGAGGGTGTGTTGAGGAACATCAAGAAGTAGCAAAGTAGCCCCCTCCTTCACTAACTCTAACGCTGTTTCAGCTTCCATTTTGGCAAAAAAACGTCCCTTATTTCTTTCTCTTACTGAAACGGCCTTCCCGCGGGCTCAGGTTCCAGAGACATCTTATAAACGTGAACATTGCAAGTTCTGTCCCTCAATCTTGCCCAAATCGTTTATTGGCCATCATGAAAAAGATAATTACAGCGACGCCCCTTTCATTTACCGCCAAATTCTAATTAGCCCCGTCACGAGGCGAAAAAAGAATTCCGAAAAACTAGTACTACCCCCGCCCCAATTTATATGGCACTTTTCTGATTTCGAGATTCAAATAAGTTTTTATTTGACCGTAATTTAtttatatatcttttaaatattttgaattttcaattattgcgctttataatttttttacgtagtttttaaatatgtaaattttatttcaaaaaacttagAAAACTTCATGCCCGAGTTCACGGTTAAAATTAAactgtttgactctcgaaatccaaactgtgtcacataaattgggatagtgGGAGTACGTATAACTTTTCCAAAAGTTGCTTCTGTAGAACGTTTTAAAAAATGTAGTTATCCAAAATGTAAAACAATCAAGTGCACATACCAATGTCCAGATTAAGGTCTAGTATAGTTGAACAGAACAGAATTAGATACATTTAGATGGGTTCGACCACATGTTAATCTCATTATGTTTTGTCGAGGCTCGAGAGTAAATACTACACCTTCGAAGAATACTGTTAGCCATTTTCTTTTAGTTGCAGTGTCTTCACCAAATGAATACCCGTGCCTCTGTTCGTTGATCCAAGGAGGTCATGGTAATTGCTCCCTCTCAAATTGTGCTTCCCGTGCCATGTACAGACTTGCCAAATATTTTAGCCGAACAAAACTTGGTAACAATCAATGGTATTATAAAAACAGAAAAGCAAaacctttttttattttcttttgacttttcggTGATATTATGAATAAATGTTTTATCCCCCTCAAAATTTTACGAAGAGCTGAATAACCAAAAAGATGAAGCACAAACGAATGAAGGCAAGAGAAAGGGAATAGCAAAATAATTGAGTCAAATATTTCTAGAGGTGTGCTACATTTAACTCCCAGTGGTCAAGAGAGAAGCTCGTCCAGCGGGACTAAATTGAATGTATAAAGATTGCCCACACTGCCTTGATGCCCTTACAGACGTCCACACACACTTTCCCGAATGTGCTTTTCTCACTGCCATCTGTTGCCATCTGCTAGGAAGTTAGAACCCACGGATTTTCTGTTCTCCTCGAAACTCCTTCCTTCAATGGATGGGAATATGATAAATATCTCAGCAACAAGAGCAAAATGGGCCCACTTTATATATATTGTGTACAAATGAAACTGTTTCGTTCTAGAGACAATTGTAAGCAATAAATAGACCAGACGACAACAACAGAATCTCAGATGTATCTTTTAGCTCTATATTTAACTTCTGGGTTGCGAATGTCATCTTGGCTCTGAATCAACCGAATTTCCAAACTGCTTGATTGGCAGTCATATCCAGCCTTTTGATAATCTGTCAGTGTCCTCAATAAAAGTGCCTGCATCAAGCAACAACATTGGTTGATTTAAGCGAAAGAGCAAGCAACTAATGTTCATCATAGCACGAAAATTTGGATAATTGAATGTGCATTATGTACACTGCACCCAAATTTTGATTAAACATATTACTAGGTTGCATCATAAATTCATAAAAAGGTTTTACATTATATTTGTTCTTCTTGGCACAAGTCAAGACAAGCAGCTTTTTTAACCTCCAAGTATACAGCATGTGTCTATATTTTTGTTCAGTGTATCCGACAGAAAGCTCATAGCTGTTTTACAACTCCCGGATATTAATGAAGTGAAAAGCTCCTGGATATTAGCACTGATTACGAAACAAATTCCCAAATCATGACAATGCAATCAAACTATTTTGGATGCCATCATAATAACTTATTTAACAGTGATTCAGTCTCCACGTTCAAGATATTACATGAGTGGATCTTCACAAACAACAGGGGAAGCACACCGGTACCTGTACGCTTGAGACAGCAAGCTCTGCCGCTTTGTCGAGGTCATTGGGATATTTCTGTATGAGAGAGAAAAATTAAGATCAGAAACAGATTATTGTGGGAAATAAAGCTCAAACCTTGTCTTAAGCTGGTCAAAACATTACATTGCTCCATCCAAGCAACAAAGCTGTCATTAAATCCCCTGTTCCCTGCAAGCACGCGATGTAACATTGATATCAGGGGTGGATCCACACCATTGGGTGTGGGTTCGCCGGAACCCACAACTTTTATCCGAACCTTGTATTTATAATGTGAAACCCTTCAAATATATAAGAAATTGAGCTGAGAACCCAGTAACAACAGACACTGCTAGCTGggaacccacaagcttcaaatcctggatccgcctctgattgATATATAAGTGCTCATATAAATAAACTGTTGCAAGTGAATGAGCACTAACAAAACAAACCAAAAAGAACTTCTGGCATTTCTATACTGCTGTAAAAAGTGCACACGCCAGCCTAACTGGACGCATAGCTGCTGATGCCAGCTCTCTCCCTCCTCCCTCTTAGATGGAGCTCCCATCACCCAAAAACTAGAAAAAGAAGCATTGAATCTCCTAAACAATGAAACGAGGTTTGGAGAAACTAAAGTTTTCAAAAGTTTCCACCATATCTAG
Above is a genomic segment from Lycium barbarum isolate Lr01 chromosome 12, ASM1917538v2, whole genome shotgun sequence containing:
- the LOC132622543 gene encoding uncharacterized protein LOC132622543; protein product: MARRFSCLGELAWICRSLNGAKLQPPIPPHSHPHTVPHGNCYPILQFQALRSYARNRRSNYDLFGGGIPKPDEFKKAWAKQMDDEESRLWTASEDESDSDQGDSHSRLKKEIRKAKQRAKEQDGPIDADDSDELRSLWSDSDDEKTLWTGSEGDDDDDIPTEPYPNKKSDKYIDKLFEFEEKPKYRTLSEALKSEQEPEELSPGKQARKLAVENALKKLKKGPDGRYINVWEVMSDLDILIGAFENIISGPEYAELRQGGPKKLNMQFFKDIQARMRDPNFEFSPEMKLKPKSKLVRRKKWQKTESRRRKARKR
- the LOC132621683 gene encoding uncharacterized protein LOC132621683, giving the protein MEAETALELVKEGATLLLLDVPQHTLIGIDTQMFSTGPNFKGVKMIPPGVHFIYYSSSNREGNEFSPIVGYFVDVSPSEVIVRKWDPKEERFVKLSEEEEERYAQAVKKLEFDRQLGPYALDQYGDWKRLSNFITRTTIENIEPIGGEITVISESEMVESVPKTAMERVLAEQLKCSKFSKPEKKSPSKGCYYTSIPRVIKQKGASGQDLTNMNLDKTQILETILTKQYGGSEDSLLGELQFAFVAFLMGQSLEAFLQWKLLVSLLLGCTEAPLHTRTQLFTKFTKAIYYQLKFGFQKDSKDTGRAEKGARTLLDESLLSADNFLRHLCKDFFSLVLDAPMVDGDLLTWTRKLRELLEQTLGWDFQQNSAIDEMYLEEDDEFAPVVEILDDPDH